Sequence from the Dysidea avara chromosome 5, odDysAvar1.4, whole genome shotgun sequence genome:
acgtgacagcttaaggctgtggacacaaagtaatataatatgtaatattattatagttactttattttatgggtaatatgtaactgtaactaaatagttcagttacaagtgatatgtaatatgtaactaattacttttaaaaagtaacttgcccaacactggcgaccacaggagtcataccatcagcATGAACTTCACACTTCTAAATTTACAGTGTATGGTTGGCTGCATTCACAGTAAAAATTTCAAACTCGTAGCTTTTAACTTCCCAAGCTATACTGGATTGAAATGGTTAAAATCACATATTTCACAATCAATTGATGTGCATAGATCAATGGttttcccaaattaggtcacaattAACAAcaaatacatggcatttgattACAGACCATATCATACTTACATCCCTTGCCATCATATCCAACTCCTTATAAACCTCTTCTATAGAAGGACGTATATTTGGGTTACCATTTAAACATTTCTCTATCAACTGCTTCAACACAGCTGTTCTACCTGTTAACATGTCTATGTACTCTTGGCGTCGTGCTGCTTCAGAAAGACAGGTAACTTTATCAGTATGCAAGTCTTGACTATACTTGCAAGATGGTGTTGGCCATTTTTCACTGAATACGTGAAGAGCTACTACAGCAAAAGAAAACACATCTATAGGAGTGCCATAATCTGGATCATTCTTAATCAATGCCTCTGGAGGCATAAAATCAGGTGTTCCAGGATACCCAGTAAGATTGCTGTTGGTTTTTGTACCATCTACTGTCGTCAGCACCTTGGCCACGCCAAGGTCACCTATTTTAGCTACCATATTGCTTGTCAACATAATATTGTTCGTAGACAGATCACGATGAATTATGATTGGATCGCGAGTGTGGAGAAAGAGTAACCCATTAGATACATCCTGCAAGATGGATATTTTCTGTTCTGTTTTGATGTGAAAAGCATTTCTCTCTAGAAAAATCCTAAGACTGGAGTGCATAAGTTCCATCACCATAATAGGAATTCCATCCCGCTCTGAGTAAATTCCCTTGAATCCCACTATATTTTCATGACATATACTCTTGCAACGAAGACATTCTTGAACAAAGCAGTTTTTTAAGGTTTCACTTTCTTCCACACTTGCAGTGTCTATCAAAATCTGGTGAATCTCCTTAGCAGCATACACTtggtcattatgcttcactttaaAGACTCGACCGTATGCGCCATTTCCGAGTTCTTCTCCGGTCTGCTGGACTCCTTTGAGATAAACATGTTTTAATTCCTCTGGAACTTCTTCTGGAACACAATTCTTATCTACTTTTTGACCCATTTAGCATTTGCAAGGCACTCGTGCAAGGCATTTAATTGGCGTGCCAAGAGCTCGAGAACTACCGTACGCCGAGACGTACGCACCGGTGATGACAGCTGTTTAAATCTGTCTTAAATCTTGCCTCGAACCTTTGGTGTATATCCTGTACTCCCGTCTCTGATCTTCGTTCTCGGTGCTACGGTGAAAATCGAGGTGAAAGTCAAGACTGTCTTGCACAGTTAgatcccacaatcgaacttaGAATAATCAAAACGAAcgtaattttacaaaaatataTACTATAATAACTTCGCCGTCAAGAGTGAAGTGCATTTATTAGTAGTACCATATAGGTAAGCAGTTTTGAGATAGCTAGTAGAACAAGACTGTCCATCCCATTTTCAAGAATTTAATACTTTATACAAAACAgctttcccccccccccccccccccccccgacaAATGGAACAATTCGGTAGCTACCGCGATCAGCTGAAGTCGTAGGAGCAGGGACTGAGTAGTGTTGAATCGTTTTCTAATGTGTTATGACATTACACAACACTCATGCACTACATGAGTTCTTGAaattataaaatattaaatATTCAACCAAGAAACATTTAGTATCATCATAGATAAGGTAAggactatattatctatggtatcaTCAAGTTTAGTATTAGTACTAATTTTAGGAATAAGGCACGGCCTGCATGAATCCTGCTCAATTACATGCGTACAAATCaatcattataaaaataatgataTTCAGTCCAATGTTTATCTAAGAGATTCTTGAATGAAGCTAATGAATCAACATTAACAATGCCGGTAATCAGGTAAACCTTCAGTACTCCATGCATACCTAGCTACAATGAATCAGCTAAAACCACCAGCTAAAGCTATCTTCTTCATGCcacaaaaccatattgaggcattaatttttcataTCAACAATTTCCTTAAGCAGCATACTGTAGCTACGACTGGAAATTTTTAAGAATCAGTCAAATTTGTCAAAAATCTTATGTCCATAAGCACCCATTAGTTAGACACTGATATGATACGTGCAGTTATCATCATGATCACATGCAGAATATTGTAGTTAGTTACGTATATAATGAAAGCATCACATTTGAGACAGGGAGTTAATTGACAACTGGCAATTTGTTTTGTGGACATGGTTCACACTCAGAGTAAAGAAGTTGGTCACATGATAGTACACTATTCAATTGGGGACCCACAAGAAGCTGAGCATCATGGAGGAGTCACAGCTCTAAACCTAAAACTTAAACCCAATTAAGTGCATCAAACACTGATTTATGAAAAGTTGTACTGCTGCAATATTTATACCTCTTCTATTTCATGTGACTTATCACTTTAATAAAAacatgtagctacactgtagtATGAATTATATCAGCTAAATTTACGGTCAACTTGTGGGAGAGTATCTACACTTCACAAGTGCTTTTGTTCTTCCTAGTTTTCTATTACATGGCACCGCCTGTATCGATTTTCATGTAGCCACACCAAATTCAAGTGAACACACTATATTTTATGATAGAATGAGGTGTAGAAAACTACACCATATATTGGTGGTATATTCCCTGAGTATGATATGCTTACAGTATACAAACAATTGGAACACAATAGAGCCATGCACCGAAACAATTTTATGGCTCTAATTGCTTGTGGAAATTAATTCTTGTATGCTGTCAGCCTGTCACACAAAAATGTTATACAGTAATAAATGATGTTGTATACACAATACACTGCATGACGTCTGCCTGTTTAGATACATGAGCTGATGTTGTTGTATGAGTGGCCATGTTATGTACTGCTCAGTACACCTTAATTACTTtaatgtatatatgcatgatCCTCAGAATATAATTGCATGCATAGTAATGATCGTGCATAcaaatgtaaaatctgtatgtaCACATGAAAACTGCACTTCGTTCTTCCATTTAATAACAAAATAGTATGGATAGTCAGccttcttggccgcacaacacagcGAACACACTATACTGTATGTTGAGTTTGGAAAATCATAGCAATAATGTAAACATTCCATGTGACGCCAGTAAAATTATAATAGCAGTGATATTACCAGTATATATGCAAacattgcaattacaaaaattgACCATATTCTACTGACCTACAAAATTTTTCACATTATAAAAATATAtgagtagctatatacatcatgtaaTGTGTAGCATACATAGTCAGCTTTCATTTCATTTTGCAAAATTTAGTCTTCGATTTCATCCATTACTTCTATAAAAGACTCTCGATATCGAGTAACATCAATATTATCATCATTATCGTGGTCACTACATGGAAAGACATGTACATCAAgtgctgtatatatatactgtgaAAATACTATGTTGATATATATACATAAGCTATACTGGAATGGTAATGATGAATTGTGCAAGAAAACTATATGTTTCATTTCTCTACTTATATGTTGAAGTGAATACTTATAGTTTAAAGAATGAGTTTTGGTCaccaatttgtaaaatctttacaATAAGCATAGGTATAtataaacattatttattttatgATTATGCATAGGATGAGTCATATTAAGTTGGTCAGTGCATACAGACAAAGCCTTGACATTTAGAAAGCTATACTTTCTCAATGTTTTAAAAggctacatgcatgcacatttcaTTTTATTTCATCCACACTGCACTAACAACTATGATACACATCTCACATGTCCATAACTTAATTAATACATGTTACAAACATGCACTGATATGTAGCTACTTACACATCACATATAGTAGCATTTCTTCTCATGTTGTCATCCACAATGATTCCAAATTCAGACACTGGTATTTCAACATTTTTGAATGCTTGGTTATGTTTGCAGGATGTTGTCATTTTCCTGATATTGTTGTTGAGTGTTACCAGAAGCATAATCACAAATAGCGTTAGTGGCAATAGCACTACAAATAAAGTTATTCCTACCAGTACATCTGTCTTAGAACTATCAAGAACTGGTATTGTCACAACTGAAAccataaataataatattaagcCATCAAATGTATTGAGTGACTGTAACATGTATGGTCTCAATATTAGCTGTATTCCAGCCATTATTGCACATATACAGATTAGTATATACTGAACTAGAACATTATTGGATGGGGTTGTGATTATTATCGTTATTATCACCAGTCGACAAATcatgtaataagctgcaaaATAACGATACTTGTCCTTGTAGCACCCCTGGAACTGGTCTAGTAGTGGTTTAAACCTCGTAAAATTTAGTCTTTGGTTAAGGAATGGTTCAAGTAGAAGTAGAAGTGGTAGACCAATCACAATCACTATTGTACATAACACTGCTACAATAGCATATGGTAAGTGACGACCATGAAAATACTCAATATCAGGAGATAGATATGTATAAATCTTATCCACATCTAAGAATGTCAGTGTTCTCATTAGCAGTAGTGAAGTAGTTGCCACTGAAGTGTATGACAATAGCAGCAGAAGGCAAATGACATGGATAATTCCCCTACTGATAAACGATGAAAACCTGTAGGATATCCTTGCTAATAAAGTTATTGCTAGTAGAATTAAAGAAACAGCAAAGGGGTGCACAAAATGAATGAACTGTTGGTCAATTCCACTCATTCCTTTCACCAAACAAAGTTGTCCTAGAAACTGTGGAGTTATCTTGAAAATACTAGCAACAGTGTTAAAAGTAGCGAGAAGCCATTGTGAAAGGTATAAGGTTTGGTTTAGCAAAGCATCCAGTATGCTATAATAGTATGTGATAACATACAAGTTTCCAACTGAGACCTTGAAGTACATCAAAATAAATGCTGCTACAACTACAGCTATCCAGTATAAGACTGTTAATATCACTACCAGTGCTGTCTGTCCTGCAGTACACTTCTCAGTTTTGACACATTCAGCAGAATCAAATGATAGAGTCCAACCTTCCTCACAGTTACCACAAGCAGGACCAGACCTGTGTGATCTACACTGATTTACTCTTAATGGTGAAAGATGATAGAATCCATCAGTAGTCTCACAGCAGCTAAAGTCACAATAGTTAACAGGACATACTGCTACTGTTGGTTGTCCATTCACACtaccaaaccagtaacctctCTTGATAGTTGAATTGGTACCAGAACAAAACA
This genomic interval carries:
- the LOC136255076 gene encoding dual specificity protein kinase shkA-like codes for the protein MGQKVDKNCVPEEVPEELKHVYLKGVQQTGEELGNGAYGRVFKVKHNDQVYAAKEIHQILIDTASVEESETLKNCFVQECLRCKSICHENIVGFKGIYSERDGIPIMVMELMHSSLRIFLERNAFHIKTEQKISILQDVSNGLLFLHTRDPIIIHRDLSTNNIMLTSNMVAKIGDLGVAKVLTTVDGTKTNSNLTGYPGTPDFMPPEALIKNDPDYGTPIDVFSFAVVALHVFSEKWPTPSCKYSQDLHTDKVTCLSEAARRQEYIDMLTGRTAVLKQLIEKCLNGNPNIRPSIEEVYKELDMMARDGSSDSSSRLPDLTTVGSLRLRRMQTAQSSQ